Proteins from a genomic interval of Gammaproteobacteria bacterium:
- a CDS encoding TonB-dependent receptor, with protein sequence MTHPLHHDAVRPKSRSVPGSFLRGNPARELALAGIALALAVANLPAPLAGQEPDSSAVIPLDEIEVTVLRTPILLGEVPFAVSVLGESALTRGKAGLSIEEALQGLPGVQVQNRYNSAVGERISIRGFGARSQFGVRGVTVLVDGIPATLPDGQSTLDHLDLGTLGRVEALRGPGSSAYGNGAGGVLRFETRRAADQPFRQDFSTIFGSNGMSRLQATANGASGDREYLLSASRFNYDGFRINPIANDGSLYGGARRLHLNGQLRSPAAEGELVVTANLANLDGENPGSLNDSLMAIGDRRSHTGSIFQQTNKKVTQGQLGFAWTGPAAAGEADISAWGLFRNLDNPIPSAVIDLKRTAAGARGALRGQAGESGQFTWNLGGELALQRDDRQNHGNARGERSDLRLDQLENVRTLAFFGQGDLRLGERARLVGGVRYDRLNFSVDDAFLSNGDDSGDRLMDAISPSVGLHVAAGPSVGLFATVGTSFESPTTTELANDPSGRGGFNPELNPQRSLSLEAGARGVSGNRFAYEFSVFTTSITDALVPIEVPDIDRTFYANAGSASHQGFEAAFTLAAGGGASLRATYSYTDAVFDDYVARGNDYGGNQIPGLAPHRAEAIASLDQPGWFAELRLTRVSAIPVNDVNTAETNPYQLLDMRFELDPVPVGALDVAPVAGVTNIFDTLYTASVVVNAFGRRFNEPGPGRSFYVGLRAGLP encoded by the coding sequence ATGACCCATCCTCTGCATCACGACGCTGTCCGGCCAAAGTCCCGGAGCGTGCCCGGCTCGTTCCTGCGAGGGAATCCGGCGCGTGAACTGGCCCTCGCAGGCATCGCCTTGGCGCTGGCCGTGGCGAACCTCCCCGCCCCGCTGGCGGGCCAGGAGCCTGATTCGTCCGCGGTCATTCCGCTCGACGAGATCGAGGTGACGGTGCTGCGCACGCCCATCCTGCTGGGCGAGGTTCCCTTCGCGGTCTCGGTGCTGGGTGAATCGGCGCTCACGCGCGGCAAGGCCGGGCTCTCCATCGAGGAGGCGCTGCAGGGCCTGCCCGGCGTCCAGGTGCAGAACCGCTACAACTCGGCGGTGGGCGAGCGCATCTCCATCCGCGGTTTCGGCGCCCGCTCCCAGTTCGGCGTGCGCGGGGTGACGGTGCTCGTGGACGGCATTCCCGCGACCCTGCCCGACGGGCAGTCGACCCTCGACCACCTCGACCTGGGCACCCTGGGAAGGGTGGAGGCGCTGCGCGGCCCAGGCTCGTCCGCGTACGGCAACGGCGCGGGCGGGGTGCTGCGCTTCGAGACCCGGCGCGCGGCCGACCAGCCCTTCCGCCAGGATTTCTCCACCATCTTCGGGAGCAACGGCATGAGCCGGCTCCAGGCCACCGCCAACGGGGCGTCGGGTGACCGCGAGTACCTGCTCAGCGCCTCCCGGTTCAACTACGACGGCTTCCGCATCAACCCGATCGCCAACGACGGCTCGCTCTACGGGGGCGCGCGCCGACTGCATCTGAACGGCCAGCTGCGCTCGCCCGCCGCGGAGGGCGAGCTGGTGGTGACCGCGAATCTGGCCAACCTCGACGGAGAAAACCCGGGATCGCTCAACGACTCGCTGATGGCGATCGGTGACCGGCGCTCGCATACCGGAAGCATCTTCCAGCAGACCAACAAGAAGGTCACGCAGGGGCAGCTCGGGTTCGCCTGGACCGGCCCCGCCGCCGCGGGCGAGGCGGACATCTCGGCTTGGGGCCTGTTCCGGAACCTCGACAATCCCATCCCGTCCGCGGTTATCGACCTGAAGCGCACCGCGGCAGGCGCGCGCGGCGCACTCCGGGGACAGGCCGGGGAGTCGGGACAGTTCACCTGGAACCTGGGCGGCGAGCTCGCCCTGCAGCGCGACGACCGCCAGAACCACGGCAACGCCAGGGGCGAGCGGTCCGACCTCAGGCTCGACCAACTGGAGAACGTCCGCACCCTCGCGTTCTTCGGTCAGGGCGACCTGAGGCTGGGTGAGCGCGCCCGGCTGGTGGGCGGCGTGCGCTACGACCGCCTGAACTTCTCCGTGGACGACGCGTTCCTCTCCAACGGCGACGACTCGGGCGACCGCCTGATGGACGCCATCAGCCCCTCGGTCGGGCTGCATGTCGCGGCCGGCCCCTCCGTCGGCCTGTTCGCGACCGTCGGCACCTCGTTCGAGAGCCCCACCACGACCGAGCTGGCCAACGACCCCAGCGGACGCGGCGGCTTCAACCCGGAGCTGAACCCGCAGCGCAGCCTGAGCCTTGAAGCCGGGGCGCGAGGCGTCTCCGGGAACCGGTTCGCCTACGAGTTCAGCGTCTTCACCACCAGCATCACCGACGCGCTGGTCCCCATCGAGGTGCCCGACATCGACCGCACCTTCTACGCGAATGCCGGGTCGGCGAGCCACCAGGGCTTCGAGGCCGCCTTCACCCTCGCGGCGGGCGGCGGCGCCTCCCTGCGCGCGACCTACAGCTACACCGACGCGGTCTTCGACGACTACGTGGCGCGCGGCAACGACTACGGCGGCAACCAGATCCCGGGACTCGCCCCCCACCGCGCGGAAGCCATCGCCTCGCTGGACCAGCCGGGCTGGTTCGCTGAACTGCGGCTGACCCGGGTGTCGGCCATTCCCGTCAACGACGTCAACACCGCCGAGACGAATCCCTACCAGCTTCTGGACATGCGCTTCGAGCTGGATCCGGTGCCCGTCGGCGCGCTCGACGTGGCCCCGGTGGCGGGCGTAACCAACATCTTCGA